The following nucleotide sequence is from Gordonia jinghuaiqii.
CTGCTACCCGGCCACCGAGGGGTCACCGGGCTCGGTGTGCTCGCCGACCACGACGTGATCCTGTCGTTCTATGTCCTCACGCCGTCGGTCTCGGCCGAGGCGCTCTCGGAACGTTTCCAGGAGGCGCTCACAGATCTGGACGCCCCCGACGCGCATTGGGGTGTGAGCGCCGCCCCCGGCGGTGCCGGGGCCTGGGTGCGGCTCGTCTGCGACGACACGGTTGTGTCGACCGCGGCGGGTGTCGCGCTGTGGCAGGCCGCACGTCACCTCCTGACCGGACGCGCGCCCACCGACCCCATCCGGAAGTGAGCACTCGAGAACGGATGTGAGGTCGGTGCTCAGGCCGTGGCCGCGGCGATCGCCAGGCCGAGGACCGCACCGCCGACGGCGATCACCAGGCTGAGGAGGACGTTGGCCACCGCGGCCGGAAGACGTCCCTGGTCACCAAGTTTCACGGTGTCCACGGTGAAAGTCGAGAAGGTCGTGTAGCCGCCGCAGAAGCCCGATCCGAGGACGACGGTGGGGAAGAGCTGTTCGAATCGTGTGTCGGCGGTGAAACCGTGATACATCGACAGTCCGCTCAGGAACCCCAGGAGCAGCGACCCGCTGACGTTGATCACCAATGTGCCCCAAGGGAATCCGTCACCGGCATAGTGGGTCACGAGTTTGCCGACCAGGTAGCGGGCCAGTGCACCCACCCCGCCGGCGATGATCATCAGCAGAACCATCATGACGGGGACTCCTGCTGCTGCGGGGTGAGGCGCCGGCCGAGGTGGTACCCGATGAACGCCGCGGTGAGGCCGAGCACGAGAGTGGCAGCGGCGTACAGCAACGCCAGTTCGATGAGTGAGTCCCGAAGCCGCTGCGCCACTTCCACGGCGAACGTGGAGAACGTGGTGAACGCGCCGAAGAAGCCCGTCGCCACCAGGGGCTGGACGAACGGAGGCGCCTTGGCGACCATCAGGTAGCCGGTGAGCAACCCCAGCCCGAGGGCCCCGGTGACATTGGCGAGCATCGTGCCCCAGGGGAACTCGTCTGTCTGAGCGGGATTGAGGTTCTCGGCGAGGTAGCGGATGAACGTTCCCGCACCGCCACCGACGAAGACCAGAGTCAGCGTGAGCACCGTGTAGGGGCCGAGACGATCGGCCCGGGAGGGCGCCGCGGGAGTCATCGCGCTGCCGGTCCGTGCACCTCGGCCACCGGCAGGACGATCATCTGGACCAGATCATCCCCGAGGTCGGACAGTGCCCGCTGCACATCGTCGACCGACTGTGCAGGGGTGAGGATCTCGACGCGAACCCGAGGCGTCATCGTGACCCGCCGGGACTGGCCGCGGACGATGTGGTCGACCGGGCCCGCGGCGGTGACGAACACCTCCGACACCACCGCACGCCGCGCGCCGGCGGAGAGTACTTCCTGTTCCACACCTTCGGTGCCGGCCGAATCGAGGATCGCGGTGACGAGGTACAGACCTTCGCCGGTCTCGGCGGGCTGTGGCGCCACGAGT
It contains:
- the crcB gene encoding fluoride efflux transporter CrcB, which encodes MMVLLMIIAGGVGALARYLVGKLVTHYAGDGFPWGTLVINVSGSLLLGFLSGLSMYHGFTADTRFEQLFPTVVLGSGFCGGYTTFSTFTVDTVKLGDQGRLPAAVANVLLSLVIAVGGAVLGLAIAAATA
- the crcB gene encoding fluoride efflux transporter CrcB, whose amino-acid sequence is MTPAAPSRADRLGPYTVLTLTLVFVGGGAGTFIRYLAENLNPAQTDEFPWGTMLANVTGALGLGLLTGYLMVAKAPPFVQPLVATGFFGAFTTFSTFAVEVAQRLRDSLIELALLYAAATLVLGLTAAFIGYHLGRRLTPQQQESPS